The genomic region GGCCCGCGAGCAGCGTGACGCCCTGCTCGCCGCCTTCCTCGAGGAGTCGCAAGGTCAGGACAAGAAAGACAAAAAGTAGCGATTCAGGCGGTCGACCTGCGCCGCCTTCGTCGCCGTCGGCGCGGCGCCTCGGCCCCGTCGGACTGCGTGGATGCGGGAGAGAGTGAGGGCGAGAGAGAGGGAGCTAGGGCGCGCGTGGGGGCTGCCGTGGGTTCGCTCGTGGGCGCCGCCAACGCGGGGCTCGGGGGGCTCGGTCGGCGCGCGAGCACGATCACCTCCGGCCCTGGGGGACGGCGAGGTCGGCCGTGCCGGACGTCGACGGGGGCGCGCGGCGGAGCGTCGGCCCCGGCCCCTCTCTCCGGGGCGCGCTCGCGGCTCGGGACCGGCGCGGGTCGCCTCCCCTGCTTGGGCGCGTGGCCCCCGCGAGACTGGCCGCCCTGACGGGCCTGGCTGGCCTGGCTGGTCTGGCTGGCCTGGCTGGTCTGGCTGGCCTGGCTGGTCTGGCTGGCCTGGCTGGCCTGGCTGGCCTGGCTGGTCTGGCCATCCCGGTGGTTTGGCTGACTCGCGTAGCCGTCGTGACTCGCGGGGCCGTGACTCGCCTGGCGCGGAGGCGACCTCGAAGGGCCGCCCGCGCCCGGCGCTCGCGGCGCCGGGCGGCCGAGCGCCGAAGTGCGTGGACTCCCCGGCGGCGCCGGTCGCGGCGCAAACGCGGGGCGCTCCGGCCATCGCGCGCCTCGCCCTGTGGGCAAGAAGTCAGGGGTGAGCTCGCGCCGGAGGTAAGCTCGCCAGATCTCGTCGACGTCGCTGTGCCGCGCGCGGAGGCTCGAATCGACGGCGGCGAAGTGGTCGAGGATGTTCCGCGCGTCGCGGCGAAAGAACGCCTCCGAGCGGCTGTTGTGGGACGCCGACACGATCTGGGGGAAGTCGATCACGGTCGGCCCCTGGCCGCTCCACAGCACGTTGTACGGCGAGAGATCGCCATGGATGAGGTCGCAGCAGAGGATCTTCACGAGCTGCGCGAGCATGTCGTGGTAGCCCGCGCGGGCCTGCGCGGCGTCGAGGTCGATGTCGACGAGGCGAGGCGCCGGCGCGCCCGCGCGGTCGAGCACGAGCTCCATCAGCAGCACGCCCTCGATGAACATCACCGGGGTGGGCACGCGCACGCCCGCCGCGTGGAGCTTGTAGAGCGCGTCGACCTCGGCGGTCTTCCAGGCGTCCTCCGCGGCCGCCCTCCCAAACTTCGAGCCACGCTCCATGGCGCGCTGCGAGCGCGTGTTGCGAACGGCGCGCCCTTCTTTGTAGTCCGCGTTGTTCTTGAAGCTGCGGTGCGCCGCGTCCTTGTAGACCTTCGCCGCGACGACCCGGCCGCCGAAGCGCACGAGGTACACGTCGGCCTCTTTGCCGCTCTTGAGTCGCGACAAGACCTCGGCGACGAGGCCCTCCTCTACCAGGTGCTCGAGGCCGTGTGTCATGCAGGTCCAGTGGTTGGCGCCAAGTTCCGCCGTCCCTTCGCGTGAGCGCGCGGCGTCGGCCGAGCATATCAGAGCTGCCGGTGCTCGTGCGGGCGCCCGCGCGCCGTTCGTGTTCGGCGTCGCCGACGCACGACTCGCGGGCCCGCGCCGTGTGTGCGACCAGGGGCGGGCCGAATGTTGTGTTGTTTTAGGTGGTTACGATCGAGGCTGGGTGGTGCGGCGGTCCTCTCGCCGCACCGCCGCGCCGGGCGGCGCGCGTGAAGGACCGCTAGCCGAGGCGCTCGAGGACGGCGATGACGTTCTCGGCGCTCCGCTCGCACAGGCGCTGCAGCCGAGCGCCCTCGAAGAAGGCGATGGTGCTCCCGGGCAGCGCGATCGCCGTCACCGCGGGCGCCATCTGGTGGATGGCGTCGCGGACGCCGTAGAACGAGTCGGCCTCCACGACCGCGAGGGGCGCGGTCTTGCCCTCCTCGAACAGCGCGATGCCGCCTCGCGCGACGAGGCAGGCCACCTTGGGCACCTCGCCCGCGGCGGAGAGCGTGACCTCGCCCTCGAACGACTCGATGCGCTGGAGGCACGAGAGGATGTCGTCGCGCACGAGCACGTCGAGCTGCCCCATGGTCTCGTGCATCGAGAAGAACGAGTCGATGCGGTGCAGCTGCTTGGTCTCCGCGATGCGCTGCGCGAACCCGGGGTCGGCCGCCATGAGCTCGCGCATGACGGGCGCTGGGCACACCCACACCTCGCTCACGCGCTCGGCGCGGAGGGTGGCGGTGCAGCGCGGGTCCACGGCTGCGAGCACGCTCGACTCGCCGAGCAGCCAACCCGGGAAGCAGCACCGCACGAGCCACGAGCCGCCGGAGGGCTTCTCGAGCCACACCCCGACGAGGCCGCTCTTCACGACGAAGACGCTCTCCGAGGGATCGCCCTCGACGACCAGGCTCTCGCCGGGCGCGAGCGTGCGGGACGTCACAGCTTGCGCGAGGCGGTCGCGGAGCGTCGCGCCGAGCTCGCGGAAGCTGCGCGTGTCGAAGATGGCGGCGATGGGCGTGAGCCGCGCGCGGCTCTGCTCGAGCAGCGTGTGCACGGCCGAGCCGGTGAAGGCGTCGGGCCCGTCGAGGGCGAGCGCGAGGGCCGCGGCCTTCTCGAGGGCGTTCAGGTCGAAGCGATCGGCGAACTCGCGCGCCGCCGCCTCGAGGTACCCCCGCGCGAGGCCGAGCTCACCGAGCTTCACCTCGAGCTCCGCCATCGTGAGGAGCGTGCCTCCGCGCTGATCGTGATCCGCGAGCATGCGCGGCAAGAGCTCGCGAGCCTCTTGGAGGGAGGCCGCGTCGCCCCGCCCGAGCGCCGCGGCGACCCGCACCTCGACCGGCTGCTCGAGATCCTCGAG from Myxococcales bacterium harbors:
- a CDS encoding Crp/Fnr family transcriptional regulator, which codes for MRREQVWKLVAESLRAEFGRLLDVRDVRRVRRVAGDAWTVSVVLAAPSGDLHVADLTVDDAGGMSPALDGDDVIGAVRRSDAAAEGAGEPDAMAGFGAELGAEEDVGLDLLEDLEQPVEVRVAAALGRGDAASLQEARELLPRMLADHDQRGGTLLTMAELEVKLGELGLARGYLEAAAREFADRFDLNALEKAAALALALDGPDAFTGSAVHTLLEQSRARLTPIAAIFDTRSFRELGATLRDRLAQAVTSRTLAPGESLVVEGDPSESVFVVKSGLVGVWLEKPSGGSWLVRCCFPGWLLGESSVLAAVDPRCTATLRAERVSEVWVCPAPVMRELMAADPGFAQRIAETKQLHRIDSFFSMHETMGQLDVLVRDDILSCLQRIESFEGEVTLSAAGEVPKVACLVARGGIALFEEGKTAPLAVVEADSFYGVRDAIHQMAPAVTAIALPGSTIAFFEGARLQRLCERSAENVIAVLERLG